A stretch of Roseibium porphyridii DNA encodes these proteins:
- the ribD gene encoding bifunctional diaminohydroxyphosphoribosylaminopyrimidine deaminase/5-amino-6-(5-phosphoribosylamino)uracil reductase RibD, translating into MSLVSDLDSRFMAAAGRLARRGLGRVWPNPSVAALIVRKEEEGQRLVGRGVTSRPGMAHAEVNALAEAGDNARGATCYVTLEPCSHYGRTPPCALALINAGIGRVVVGMLDPNPRVAGRGVKMLQDAGIPVTIGVHQSEMEDIYHGFTLRQLKQRPHVFLKLAASQDGFIGRAGEGQVKISGPLSMRKVHGFRAEHDAILVGSGTALADDPLLNCRLPGLAERSPVRVIIDRCARLPLESKLVRTCVDVPVWLICGNDADADKIEVLTAAGVNVIRVPASDCSIKPAVILSALATRGITSVMVEGGARMASSFLAADLVDDLCVVTGNLVIGENGIPALHDLDLENVLTDPKFHRVEAGSYGDDAFIYLRRRGA; encoded by the coding sequence ATGTCACTAGTATCCGATCTCGATTCGCGTTTCATGGCGGCCGCAGGACGTCTTGCCAGGCGAGGCCTTGGGCGTGTTTGGCCCAACCCTTCGGTGGCAGCTCTGATTGTCAGAAAAGAGGAAGAAGGTCAGCGCCTTGTTGGCCGCGGTGTCACCTCCCGGCCAGGAATGGCCCATGCCGAAGTCAATGCTCTGGCTGAGGCCGGTGACAACGCCCGAGGTGCGACCTGTTATGTGACGTTGGAGCCCTGTTCCCACTATGGCCGGACACCGCCCTGTGCGCTTGCACTCATCAATGCAGGCATTGGCCGTGTTGTTGTTGGAATGCTTGATCCCAATCCACGTGTGGCCGGACGTGGCGTCAAAATGCTGCAAGATGCCGGAATCCCTGTGACGATTGGGGTGCACCAATCCGAGATGGAGGATATCTATCACGGGTTCACTTTGCGCCAACTCAAGCAACGGCCGCATGTTTTTCTGAAATTGGCGGCATCACAAGACGGTTTTATTGGCCGCGCAGGCGAGGGGCAGGTCAAGATTTCCGGTCCGCTGTCCATGCGTAAAGTGCATGGGTTCAGAGCCGAGCATGACGCGATCCTGGTCGGGTCTGGTACAGCGCTTGCTGACGATCCGTTACTGAATTGTCGACTTCCGGGACTGGCGGAAAGGTCTCCTGTCCGTGTGATCATCGATCGCTGCGCGCGCCTCCCGCTGGAATCCAAACTTGTAAGAACTTGCGTTGACGTTCCGGTCTGGCTGATTTGTGGCAACGACGCAGATGCCGACAAAATCGAAGTTCTGACAGCTGCCGGTGTCAACGTGATCCGGGTTCCGGCAAGCGACTGCAGCATCAAGCCGGCGGTGATCTTGAGCGCCCTGGCAACACGCGGCATCACCAGCGTCATGGTGGAAGGCGGAGCAAGAATGGCCTCGTCATTTCTTGCGGCCGATCTTGTCGACGATCTGTGCGTGGTGACAGGAAATCTCGTGATCGGCGAGAATGGCATACCGGCCCTGCATGATCTTGATCTTGAGAATGTACTGACAGACCCCAAGTTTCATCGGGTCGAGGCCGGTAGCTACGGTGACGACGCGTTCATTTATCTCAGACGGCGTGGAGCCTGA
- the nrdR gene encoding transcriptional regulator NrdR, translating into MRCPFCGGDETQVKDSRPTEDNTAIRRRRICNTCGGRFTTFERVQLRELMVLKRSNRRVPFDREKLMRSVQIAVRKRPVDPEKIERMVSGIVRQLESSGESEITAETIGNHVMEGLKGIDDVAYVRFASVYKNFREAKDFEALLDELSDSDGQPVKNT; encoded by the coding sequence ATGAGATGTCCTTTTTGCGGCGGCGACGAAACCCAGGTCAAGGATTCCCGCCCGACCGAGGACAACACCGCTATTCGTCGTCGCAGGATCTGCAACACCTGCGGCGGCCGCTTCACCACTTTTGAAAGGGTGCAGCTGCGCGAATTGATGGTGCTGAAGCGCTCCAACCGCAGGGTGCCTTTTGATCGGGAAAAGCTCATGCGATCGGTTCAGATCGCCGTTCGAAAACGGCCTGTTGATCCGGAAAAGATTGAACGCATGGTCAGTGGAATTGTTCGCCAGCTGGAAAGTTCCGGTGAGAGCGAAATTACTGCGGAAACAATCGGCAACCACGTCATGGAAGGCCTCAAGGGCATAGACGATGTCGCCTATGTGCGCTTTGCTTCTGTCTACAAGAACTTCCGCGAAGCCAAGGATTTTGAGGCCCTTTTGGACGAACTCAGTGATTCCGATGGGCAACCTGTAAAAAATACATAA
- the glyA gene encoding serine hydroxymethyltransferase → MESSGQSLQSGFFTSGLSEADPDIFGTIEKELGRQQHEIELIASENIVSRAVLEAQGSIFTNKYAEGYPGKRYYGGCEFADVAETLAIERAKELFGCNFANVQPNSGSQMNQAVFLALLQPGDTFMGLDLNSGGHLTHGSPVNMSGKWFNVVSYGVREDDHLLNMDDVERLAHEHKPKLILAGGTAYSRVWDWKKFREIADSVGAYLMVDMAHIAGLVAGGVHPSPVPHAHVVTSTTHKSLRGPRGGLILSNDEAIAKKINSAVFPGLQGGPLMHVIAAKAVAFKEALQPEFKAYARAVAENAKALSEALKEQGLDIVSGGTDNHLMLVDLRPKNATGKVAEKALGRANITCNKNGIPFDPEKPFVTSGIRLGTPAATTRGFGVAEFREVGQLITEVLDGLKAANSEEGNAAVEAAVKAKVEALTARFPIYGG, encoded by the coding sequence ATGGAAAGCTCTGGTCAATCCCTGCAGTCCGGTTTCTTCACAAGCGGTCTTTCAGAGGCTGATCCGGACATTTTCGGCACGATCGAAAAAGAATTGGGTCGTCAGCAGCATGAAATCGAATTGATCGCTTCGGAAAACATTGTTTCCCGTGCGGTGTTGGAAGCTCAAGGCTCGATCTTCACCAACAAATATGCCGAAGGATACCCGGGCAAGCGGTATTACGGCGGTTGCGAATTTGCCGATGTAGCCGAAACACTGGCCATCGAGCGTGCCAAGGAACTGTTCGGTTGTAACTTTGCCAACGTGCAGCCGAATTCCGGTAGCCAGATGAACCAGGCAGTTTTCCTGGCGCTTCTGCAGCCGGGCGATACATTCATGGGTCTTGACCTGAATTCTGGTGGTCACCTCACGCATGGCTCTCCTGTCAACATGTCCGGTAAGTGGTTCAATGTCGTCTCGTATGGTGTTCGTGAGGATGACCATCTGCTCAACATGGACGACGTCGAGCGCCTTGCACATGAACACAAGCCGAAACTGATCCTGGCAGGCGGCACCGCCTATTCCCGGGTTTGGGATTGGAAAAAGTTCCGTGAGATTGCCGACAGCGTCGGAGCGTATCTGATGGTGGACATGGCCCACATTGCAGGTCTCGTGGCAGGTGGTGTTCATCCGTCTCCGGTTCCTCACGCTCACGTCGTGACGTCAACGACGCACAAATCCCTGCGCGGTCCGCGCGGCGGCCTTATCCTCAGCAATGACGAAGCGATCGCGAAAAAGATCAATTCTGCCGTGTTCCCCGGACTTCAGGGTGGCCCGCTGATGCATGTGATTGCCGCCAAGGCAGTGGCTTTCAAGGAAGCCTTGCAGCCCGAGTTCAAAGCCTATGCACGCGCGGTTGCGGAAAATGCGAAGGCTTTGTCCGAGGCCTTGAAAGAGCAGGGGCTCGATATCGTTTCCGGCGGAACCGACAACCACCTGATGCTGGTCGATCTTCGTCCCAAGAACGCGACCGGCAAGGTCGCTGAAAAGGCGCTTGGTCGGGCGAACATTACCTGCAACAAGAACGGCATTCCGTTCGACCCGGAAAAGCCCTTTGTTACATCCGGCATTCGTCTTGGAACACCGGCGGCAACGACACGCGGCTTCGGCGTAGCTGAATTCCGGGAAGTTGGTCAGCTGATCACGGAAGTGTTGGACGGTTTGAAGGCCGCAAACAGTGAAGAGGGCAACGCGGCAGTTGAAGCAGCCGTCAAAGCCAAGGTAGAAGCACTGACGGCCCGCTTCCCGATTTACGGGGGCTGA
- a CDS encoding DUF6898 family protein, with translation MSRDPRPGEIYLEFRPVGKQVKVTAIDAATGIEVSTFGPASVAQEDLKRIVVRKLQRRIEQEAAAKTTRPDPTLY, from the coding sequence ATGAGTCGCGATCCGCGGCCGGGTGAGATCTATCTGGAATTCAGACCGGTCGGGAAACAGGTCAAAGTCACTGCTATTGATGCGGCAACCGGTATCGAGGTGTCGACCTTTGGTCCTGCATCCGTTGCGCAGGAAGACCTTAAGCGGATCGTCGTACGCAAGCTGCAGCGGCGCATTGAACAAGAAGCCGCAGCCAAAACTACTCGACCAGATCCGACACTGTATTGA
- a CDS encoding L,D-transpeptidase family protein, which produces MSLCALGLAVPFVLGGPDPAQGGQTVEWADNFDIATENITEVKSSAPTLSPNTADYNAIAINRYQQIVQAGGWGTVSGGSKTLRIGSRDPRVVELRRRLIASGDLEQQAGLSDTFDSYVDAGLRRFQLRHGLIPDGVMGADTVAALNVPAHVRLRQLETNMIRLRSMSGFKGDRYVMVNIPAAEIEAVENGRVRSRHTAVVGKIDRQTPILNSKIYELNFNPYWTVPKSIIRKDLIPKMKEDPQYLSKNNIRIFDWSNNELSWQQIDWNTDEATQYRFTQDPGAENSLGNVRINFHNKHQVYLHDTPSKTLFGEANRFHSSGCVRVQNVRELVTWMLQSSNADWSRNKVDSVIRTGEREDVKLKKSIPLYLTYVTAWSNADGVVHFREDIYDRDDIHGTGSQARL; this is translated from the coding sequence ATGAGCCTTTGCGCGCTCGGTTTGGCGGTGCCTTTTGTATTGGGCGGACCGGATCCGGCTCAGGGTGGCCAGACCGTTGAATGGGCTGACAATTTCGACATCGCGACCGAAAACATTACGGAAGTGAAGTCATCGGCGCCGACGCTGTCTCCCAACACGGCCGACTACAATGCGATTGCGATCAACCGCTACCAGCAGATTGTCCAGGCCGGTGGATGGGGAACCGTGAGCGGTGGTAGCAAAACCCTCCGCATCGGCTCCCGCGATCCGCGCGTCGTGGAACTGCGTCGCCGCCTGATCGCTTCCGGTGATCTTGAGCAGCAGGCAGGCCTTAGCGACACGTTCGATTCTTATGTTGATGCGGGATTGCGCCGTTTTCAGCTTCGTCACGGCCTGATCCCCGACGGCGTCATGGGTGCAGATACGGTTGCCGCGCTCAACGTGCCGGCGCATGTCCGGTTGCGCCAGCTTGAGACCAACATGATCCGCCTGCGGTCGATGTCCGGCTTCAAGGGCGACCGTTATGTGATGGTCAATATCCCGGCAGCTGAGATCGAGGCCGTTGAAAACGGCCGGGTACGCTCCCGCCACACTGCTGTCGTAGGTAAAATCGATCGCCAAACGCCGATCCTGAACAGCAAGATCTATGAGTTGAACTTCAACCCATACTGGACGGTGCCAAAGTCGATTATTCGCAAGGATCTGATCCCGAAGATGAAAGAGGATCCGCAGTATCTTTCAAAGAACAACATCCGGATCTTTGACTGGAGTAACAACGAACTCAGCTGGCAGCAGATCGACTGGAATACCGACGAAGCGACACAATACCGCTTCACGCAGGATCCGGGCGCAGAAAACTCGCTTGGCAACGTGCGCATCAACTTCCACAACAAGCACCAGGTTTATCTGCACGATACACCTTCCAAGACGCTGTTCGGTGAAGCCAACCGCTTCCACTCTTCCGGCTGCGTCAGGGTTCAGAACGTGCGTGAGCTGGTAACATGGATGCTGCAGTCATCAAACGCGGATTGGAGCCGGAACAAGGTGGACTCCGTTATTCGTACAGGTGAGCGTGAAGACGTGAAGCTGAAGAAGTCCATTCCGCTTTATCTGACATATGTGACAGCCTGGTCCAATGCCGACGGTGTCGTGCATTTCCGTGAAGACATCTACGACCGGGACGACATTCATGGAACCGGGTCGCAAGCCCGTCTTTAA
- the ldtR gene encoding transcriptional regulator LdtR yields the protein MITASRAVDAVAPGEEEAVDIKPLYLEALTLVERLHRRLLDVIKDEFDRMGRSDVNSVQALLLFNIGDAELTAGELRTRGYYLGSNVSYNLKKLVETGYIHHQRSRMDRRSVRVSLTDKGQEVATIVNDLYERHILSVEQVGEIGPQDFVALNKSLRRLERFWTDQILYRL from the coding sequence ATGATCACCGCAAGTAGGGCAGTCGACGCTGTGGCACCGGGTGAAGAGGAAGCAGTGGACATTAAACCACTCTACCTCGAGGCACTTACGCTCGTTGAGCGACTGCATAGACGTCTTTTGGACGTTATCAAGGATGAGTTCGATCGCATGGGTCGGTCCGATGTCAACAGCGTGCAGGCTCTGCTGCTGTTCAACATTGGCGATGCTGAATTGACGGCCGGTGAACTGCGGACACGCGGTTACTACCTGGGATCAAACGTTTCCTACAACCTGAAGAAACTGGTTGAGACCGGCTATATTCATCATCAGCGTTCCCGCATGGACCGTCGGTCCGTCCGTGTAAGCCTCACGGACAAGGGGCAGGAAGTGGCAACGATCGTCAATGATCTTTATGAGCGCCACATTCTGTCCGTTGAACAAGTCGGTGAAATCGGACCGCAGGATTTTGTTGCTCTCAACAAGTCTTTGCGCCGTCTCGAGCGGTTCTGGACTGACCAGATTCTCTACCGTCTGTAA
- the mmsB gene encoding 3-hydroxyisobutyrate dehydrogenase, with product MPSIIGFIGLGNMGGPMAINLVKAGHKVLGFDLSEAALALLTDAGGEKAGSVADLAAQADVVITMLPAGKHVRQIYQGEGGILDNARSGTLLIDSSTIDVDSARAVSSAAEEKGMPMVDAPVSGGVAGAAAGTLTFMVGGADKAFEEAQPFLDIMGKTIVHAGGAGNGQAAKICNNMILGISMIAVSEAFVLAEKLGLDAQKLYDVSSTASGQCWSLTSYCPVPGPLPTSPANRDYQPGFAAAMMLKDLKLAQEAANSAGAATPLGAEASSLYALYCNSGGNETDFSGIVNFLRGVG from the coding sequence ATGCCAAGCATTATCGGATTCATTGGTCTGGGCAACATGGGCGGACCGATGGCGATCAATCTTGTCAAGGCCGGGCACAAGGTCCTTGGATTTGATCTTTCCGAAGCGGCCCTGGCGCTCCTGACCGATGCGGGTGGAGAAAAGGCCGGCAGTGTTGCAGACCTTGCTGCACAGGCGGACGTGGTCATCACCATGCTGCCTGCAGGAAAACATGTACGGCAGATCTATCAGGGTGAGGGCGGCATCCTGGACAATGCCAGATCCGGCACCTTGTTGATCGATTCCTCTACGATTGATGTCGACAGTGCTCGCGCAGTCAGTAGCGCCGCGGAGGAAAAAGGCATGCCGATGGTCGATGCGCCGGTGTCCGGTGGTGTTGCCGGTGCGGCCGCCGGTACGCTCACTTTCATGGTGGGCGGGGCGGACAAGGCTTTTGAAGAAGCCCAGCCCTTCCTCGACATCATGGGCAAGACAATCGTTCACGCAGGCGGTGCAGGAAACGGTCAAGCCGCAAAGATTTGCAACAACATGATCCTTGGAATTTCGATGATTGCGGTCTCCGAGGCTTTTGTTCTCGCCGAGAAGCTCGGTCTGGACGCGCAAAAGTTGTACGATGTTTCTTCGACTGCATCGGGTCAGTGTTGGTCGCTGACCTCCTACTGTCCGGTTCCAGGGCCATTGCCGACGTCGCCGGCAAACCGCGATTATCAGCCAGGCTTCGCCGCAGCAATGATGCTGAAGGATTTAAAACTCGCGCAAGAAGCAGCAAATTCTGCAGGCGCTGCGACACCGCTCGGCGCTGAAGCCTCGTCTTTGTATGCATTGTACTGCAACTCTGGCGGTAACGAGACGGATTTCTCCGGGATTGTGAACTTCCTGAGAGGGGTAGGGTAA
- a CDS encoding DUF6163 family protein, whose protein sequence is MITSFQDLIDSRPPWSTLLILYLRGIAIILIGGGVIYWARIIGIVEWRGLWFWEMPIALQGAIVFFAVLDLVAATGLWLTVSWGTVMWLFRCFCQIVMHTAFSDLYGRRPYEIAFYLLTIAVYVALHYLTIKENREAAGRPAETGT, encoded by the coding sequence ATGATCACCAGCTTTCAGGACCTGATCGACTCGCGCCCGCCCTGGAGCACTCTGCTGATCTTGTATCTGCGCGGTATCGCGATCATTTTGATCGGAGGTGGCGTCATTTACTGGGCGCGGATCATAGGCATTGTCGAGTGGCGGGGACTTTGGTTCTGGGAAATGCCGATTGCACTTCAGGGAGCAATCGTGTTTTTCGCCGTTCTGGATCTTGTGGCTGCAACAGGGCTCTGGCTGACGGTCTCCTGGGGAACGGTGATGTGGCTGTTTCGCTGTTTCTGCCAGATCGTAATGCATACCGCCTTTTCCGACCTGTATGGTCGCCGGCCATATGAGATCGCATTTTATCTGCTGACGATCGCGGTCTATGTGGCGCTTCACTATCTGACCATCAAGGAAAACCGGGAGGCTGCGGGTCGACCTGCAGAGACCGGAACTTGA
- a CDS encoding enoyl-CoA hydratase/isomerase family protein: MSDEILFEKRGKAGFVILNRPKALNALSHAMVRSLAGQLTRWADDPEIAHVVITGTGEKAFCAGGDIRSIYDARMAGKTDGLGVFFREEYLLNAQIKAYPKPYIALINGIVMGGGVGVSVHGSHRVGTERTLFSMPETGIGFFPDVGGTYFLPRMPKQTGIYCALSAGRLKQADALSTGVLTHAIEERSLDDVAVALETAEDINTALAPFLVTPEKGPVAEQADLIENLFSGSSVSDILEDLDGSGEEFARKTASAIRAKSPTSVLIAFEQMKRGKELSFDECMKLEYRIVSRILLENDFYEGIRAAIVDKDQDPAWRPTQFGQVDSATLASYFEEPPEGDLPL; the protein is encoded by the coding sequence GTGAGCGACGAAATACTCTTTGAAAAACGCGGCAAGGCCGGCTTTGTCATTCTCAATCGACCCAAAGCACTGAACGCACTCAGCCACGCAATGGTTCGCTCGCTTGCAGGACAGCTCACGCGCTGGGCAGACGATCCGGAGATCGCGCATGTGGTCATCACCGGCACCGGCGAAAAAGCTTTTTGCGCCGGTGGTGACATTCGCAGCATCTATGATGCCAGAATGGCCGGAAAGACAGATGGCTTGGGAGTGTTCTTCCGCGAAGAGTATCTGCTCAATGCGCAAATCAAGGCCTATCCAAAGCCCTATATCGCGTTGATCAACGGCATCGTCATGGGAGGTGGTGTTGGTGTTTCAGTTCATGGAAGCCACCGCGTCGGTACGGAAAGAACGCTCTTTTCCATGCCGGAAACCGGTATTGGTTTTTTCCCGGATGTCGGTGGCACGTATTTTCTGCCGCGCATGCCGAAGCAGACTGGAATTTATTGCGCCCTGAGCGCCGGTCGCTTGAAGCAGGCAGATGCACTTTCGACGGGTGTCCTGACGCACGCTATAGAGGAAAGAAGTCTGGATGATGTTGCCGTGGCGCTTGAGACTGCTGAGGATATCAACACAGCTCTGGCACCGTTTCTGGTAACACCTGAAAAAGGGCCTGTAGCTGAACAGGCTGATCTGATCGAAAATCTCTTTTCAGGTTCCAGCGTGAGCGACATTCTTGAAGATCTCGACGGCTCCGGCGAAGAGTTTGCCCGGAAAACCGCGAGCGCAATTCGCGCAAAGTCGCCGACCAGCGTTCTTATTGCCTTTGAACAGATGAAGCGCGGAAAAGAATTGTCCTTTGATGAGTGCATGAAGCTGGAATATCGCATCGTGTCGCGGATTTTGCTGGAAAACGACTTTTATGAGGGTATCCGAGCAGCCATTGTCGACAAGGATCAGGACCCTGCCTGGAGGCCTACCCAGTTCGGGCAAGTAGACAGCGCGACGCTGGCGTCGTATTTCGAGGAACCGCCTGAGGGCGATTTGCCTCTTTGA